A genomic window from Glycine max cultivar Williams 82 chromosome 17, Glycine_max_v4.0, whole genome shotgun sequence includes:
- the LOC100527448 gene encoding auxin-responsive protein IAA4-like isoform X1, whose protein sequence is MGTLEQIDAPQTQSSSSSSSSIDSNNNPSRTRTPPSSSPSSSLCRNRTDLSTDLRLGLSISPSSQSESPFNSTRREESFDWPPIKSILRSTLVGKQSYLSQRPSLFVKVYMEGIPIGRKLNLMAHYGYDGLVKTLGHMFRTNILCPNSQPLNSGNFHVLTYEDQEGDWMMVGDVPWEMFLNSVKRLKITRADRC, encoded by the exons ATGGGAACATTAGAACAAATTGATGCTCCTCAAACCcagtcatcatcatcttcttcttcttccatcgATAGCAACAACAACCCTTCTAGGACTAGGACTCCACCATCCTCTTCCCCTTCATCAAGTCTATGCAGAAACAGAACTGATTTGAGCACTGACCTCAGACTTGGTCTTAGCATCTCTCCTTCTTCTCAATCTGAATCACCCTTCAATTCAACACGAAG GGAAGAAAGTTTTGACTGGCCACCAATTAAGTCTATATTGAGAAGCACCCTTGTGGGGAAACAAAGCTATCTGAGCCAAAGACCCTCTTTGTTTGTCAAAGTCTATATGGAAGGAATCCCCATCGGAAGAAAATTGAATCTGATGGCACATTATGGCTATGATGGACTAGTGAAAACTCTTGGCCATATGTTTAGGACGAACATTCTCT gtCCTAACTCTCAACCACTTAATTCTGGGAATTTTCACGTGCTAACTTATGAGGATCAAGAAGGGGACTGGATGATGGTTGGAGATGTGCCGTGGGA GATGTTCTTGAACAGTGTGAAGAGGCTGAAGATCACAAGAGCTGACCGATGCTAG
- the LOC100527448 gene encoding auxin-responsive protein IAA4-like — protein sequence MSPTLMANQNQRECAECLTWLCFLLITLSLSFFLFCFKVASVVCIYKEPKVAAFLFSLDQFHSLEDMGTLEQIDAPQTQSSSSSSSSIDSNNNPSRTRTPPSSSPSSSLCRNRTDLSTDLRLGLSISPSSQSESPFNSTRREESFDWPPIKSILRSTLVGKQSYLSQRPSLFVKVYMEGIPIGRKLNLMAHYGYDGLVKTLGHMFRTNILCPNSQPLNSGNFHVLTYEDQEGDWMMVGDVPWEMFLNSVKRLKITRADRC from the exons ATGTCGCCCACCCTCATGGCAAATCAAAACCAAAGAGAGTGTGCTGAATGTCTGACTTGGCTTTGCTTTTTgcttatcactctctctctctctttctttcttttttgttttaaagtaGCTTCTGTTGTGTGCATATATAAGGAGCCTAAGGTGGCGGCTTTTCTTTTCAGTCTTGATCAGTTTCATTCATTGGAAGATATGGGAACATTAGAACAAATTGATGCTCCTCAAACCcagtcatcatcatcttcttcttcttccatcgATAGCAACAACAACCCTTCTAGGACTAGGACTCCACCATCCTCTTCCCCTTCATCAAGTCTATGCAGAAACAGAACTGATTTGAGCACTGACCTCAGACTTGGTCTTAGCATCTCTCCTTCTTCTCAATCTGAATCACCCTTCAATTCAACACGAAG GGAAGAAAGTTTTGACTGGCCACCAATTAAGTCTATATTGAGAAGCACCCTTGTGGGGAAACAAAGCTATCTGAGCCAAAGACCCTCTTTGTTTGTCAAAGTCTATATGGAAGGAATCCCCATCGGAAGAAAATTGAATCTGATGGCACATTATGGCTATGATGGACTAGTGAAAACTCTTGGCCATATGTTTAGGACGAACATTCTCT gtCCTAACTCTCAACCACTTAATTCTGGGAATTTTCACGTGCTAACTTATGAGGATCAAGAAGGGGACTGGATGATGGTTGGAGATGTGCCGTGGGA GATGTTCTTGAACAGTGTGAAGAGGCTGAAGATCACAAGAGCTGACCGATGCTAG